The Pseudarthrobacter defluvii DNA window TTCGCCCTGTGGTTCCTGAACTACTCCACCTGGGAGGGCGTGCACGGGATCTACCTGGAAGACCTCTACGTCAGCCCGGAGGCCCGCGGTGAAGGGCACGGCAAGGCCCTGCTGCAGCACCTTGCCGCAATCGCGGTCGAGAACGGCTACGCCCGGGTTGAGTGGAGCGTGCTGGACTGGAACGAACCCTCCATCAACTTCTACCGGCGCCTAGGAGCCCGCCCCATGGACGGCTGGTCCACCTTCCGGCTCACCGGCGGGGCGCTGGACGAGTTCGCCAAGGCAGCCTCCCTCCCCGCTCCTGCCCGTGGCTAGGACACAGGCGGGTGCGGTTCCCGCCGTCGGGCACGCCGTCAGGGCCAGGCACGAATTCCGCGGCATGCGCACCGCGGAGCACTACTTCACCGTCCCGCTGGACCACTCACAACCCGACGGCGAGACCATCACTGTTTTCGCGCGCGAATACGTCTCCTCCGCGCACAGCGAGGAAGCGGCCGCACGGCTCCCGTGGCTTCTCTTCCTTCAGGGCGGCCCCGGCGGACGTGGGAACAGGTGGAGTTCCCTGGGCGGCTGGAGCAAGGCAGCGGCACAGGACTTCCGGATCCTGATGCTGGACCAGCGCGGCACCGGACTCTCCACTCCCCTTGACCGCAACACCTTGCCCGGCCGCGGATCCGCGGCTGACCAGGCCGCCTACCTTGAACACTTCCGTGCAGATTCGATCGTGGCGGACGCGGAACTGATCCGCACAGCCCTGGGGTCCGGACCCTGGACCATCTACGGCCAGAGCTACGGGGGCTTCTGCGCTCTGACCTATTTGTCCTTCGCACCGGAGGGACTGCTCGAAGTGCTCATCACCGGCGGGCTTGCACCGCTGGCCGGCAGCGCGGACGACGTGTACCGGGCCACCTACCAGCGCGTTGCGGCACGAAACGACGAGTACTTCGGCTGGTATCCCGAGGACCGGACTACGGTCGAACGGATTGCCCGCCACCTGCGCTCCACCACCGAGGTCCTGCCCGACGGCGCGCCCCTCACCGTGGAGCGGTTCCAGATGGCCGGGGCATACCTGGGTGGCAACACCCGCGTGGACAGCCTGCACTACCTGCTGGAAGACGCCTTCGTGGAAACGGCCGGCGGACCGCGGCTTTCGGACACGTTCCTGGAACAGCTCCAGGGAGTGGTTTCCCGCCGTTCCAACCCGCTCTATGCCCTGATGCACGAATCCATCTACGGCCAGGGCCAGGCTACCAACTGGTCAGCCCGGCGGATGCTTGCCGAGAACCCGTGGTTCAGGCCCGACGCCGAGCCCCTGCTGCTGACCGGCGAGATGGTGTACCCGTGGTACTTCGAACAGGACCCTGCCCTGCACGCTTTGCGGGAAGTCGCTGAACTGCTGGCCCGCAAGCAGGACTGGAAGCCGCTTTACGACCCGCAGGTGCTGGCGGCCAACAATGTTCCCGTGGCCGCGGCAGTCTACGCGGAACGACATCTATGTGGACCGGGACCTCTCCCTGCGCACGGCGGCTGCCGTGCGGGGCCTGCAGGTCTGGGAGACCGCAGACTTCCATCACGACGGGATCGCCGACGACGGTGAGAGGATCTTCGCGCGCCTGCTGGGCATGGCCCGCTCAGGCGGCCGCTGACTGCCGGTGCGACGTCCGGGCGACGATCGCGGCGGCCAGGACAACCGCCCCGATGGTGCCGCCCAGCAGATTCAAGCCCAGGTAGCCGGCAAAACCCAGCACCAGCCCTGACAATGCGCCGCCCACGGCACCGGCGGCACCCATCAGCATGTCGGACACTCCCTGCACCGCCACTCTTGCATCCCGCCCCACGCTCTCGGCCAGCAGCGTGGACCCCGAGATGGTGGCAGCGGACCATCCCACGCCGAGCAGGACCAGGCCCACGGCCACACCGGCGGTTGAGGACTGTCCGAACCCGGCGATGGCCACAGCCGCGACCAGCACCGTGAAGCCGATCATGATGGTCTCGATCCTGCCTGCCCTGTCCGTCAGCCACCCCATCACCGGGGACAGCGCGAACATCCCGGCAATGTGCAGCGAAATCGTGAAGCCGATGATGACCAGCACGTCGCCCTCGACCCCATGTCCTGCGTGCGGGCCGGTCCCCTCCACAAGGTGCTGCAAGTGCAGCGGCGTCATGGACATCACGCCCACCATCACAGCATGGGCGGCGACGATGGCGGTCACCGCCAGCAGCGCAGTCCGTGAACTGCGGATGGCCCGCAGTCCGCGGCCCAGCGAGCCTCCGGCCGCCGCTGCGGCGGCCTGGACAGCGGGCCCGGGAAGATCGGACGCGGTGACATCGGATGCGGGGACATCAGGCCCAGGGCCGCGGGCGCGCGTGCTATCAACCGCCGGGATCAACGGTTCGTGCGCCCCGGCCTGGTCGGTCCCGCTGTTGACGGCGGCAAGTTCGCGTGCCAGCAGCAGCGGGTCCGGGCGTAGGCCGGCGAACAGGAGCACCGCAGCGATCAGGAGCCCGGCCCCGGAAATCACGAAGGGGCCAGCGATGGGCGGCAGGCCCAGCGCCGCTCCAACGGCAGTGCCGGGCTGGATCAGGTTCGGCCCGGCAACGGCGCCAACGGTCACCGCCCAGACCACGGTGGAAAGTGCCCGGCCACGGTGCTCGGCGGGAGCGAGATCGACGGCGGCAAACCTTGCCTGCAGGCTCGCGGCGGTGCCCACGCCGATGCCTGCCGCTCCCAGGACCAGCAGGATGAAGGCACCGGATGTCACGGCCAGCACCATGAGCACGGCACCTGCCAGCGCGGCGGAGAGGCCGGCCACCTGGCCCGCCCGGCGGCCGCGCCGTTCGGCCAGTGATGCCAGCGGCAGTGCGGCGGCCGCTGCCCCGAGGGTCATCACGGTGGCAACGGATCCCGCCCAGGCGCTGGAGCCTGAAAGTTCGACGGCCAGGATGGAGCCGATGGACACCGTTGATCCTGTTCCGAGTCCACCGAACACCTGGGCCGTACTCAGGAGTACAACGGTGCGCCGCTGCACCTGGGCCACGCCCTGTTCCTTCACAAGTGTGCGGGCCATGTTCCGAGCATAGTCCTGCGCCGGGGTCTGCCACAGGGGTGGGCCCCGACACTGCTGCAGGGCGCTTTAAAGGACGTAGTCCCGGCCGCGCAGGCGGCCGGGACTACCGGGAGGAATCTTGGGGTCGGGTGTGCCTATTCGGCGTCGCTGTGGCTCTTCCGGACGTCTTCTTCAAGCCGGGGATCAATCGCGGCGGCCTGGGCCTTGGAGCTGAGCAGGCTGGCGACCACGGCAATGATGATGGTGCCGACGATGACGGCGAGCGACACGAACGTCGGGATCTCCGGCGCCCACTCGATGTGGTGGCCGCCGTTGATGAACGGCAACTCGTTCACGTGCATGGCGTGCAGGACCAGCTTGACGCCGATGAACGCCAGGATGACGGACAGCGCATGCTTGAGGTAGATCAGCCGGTTCATCAGGCCACCGAGGAGGAAGTACAGCTGCCGCAGGCCCATCAGGGCAAAGAGGTTGGCGGTGAAGACAATGAAGGGGCTCTGGGTCAGGCCGAAGATCGCGGGGATGGAGTCCACGGCGAACAGCAGGTCCGTCAGGCCGATGGTGATGAAGACGATCACCATGGGGGTGAACACCTTCTTGCCGTTGAGCGTGGTCCGCAGCTTGCCGCCGTCGAACTTCTCCGACATGGGGATGACCTTGCGGATCCTGGCGATCAGCGGGTTCTCCCGATCTTCTTCCTCTTCGCCCTCGTCCTGCGCCTGCTTCCAGGCGGTCCACAGCAGGAACGCGCCGAAGATGTAGAACACCCAGCTGAACTGTTCGATGACAATGGCGCCAAGCATGATGAAGATGCCGCGAAGGATGAGCGCGATGATGATGCCCACCATCAGCACTTCCTGCTGGTATTTCCGGGGGACGGAGAACCTGGCCATGATGATGATGAACACGAACAGGTTGTCAATGCTGAGGCTGTACTCCGTGACCCAGCCGGCGATGAACTGGCTTCCGAACTCAGGTCCGGTGAAAGCGAACATGGCACCGGCGAACACCAGCGCCAGGGTGATGTAGAAGGCCACCCACAAACCGGCTTCCTTCATGGACGGCTCGTGCGGCCGGCGAACCACCAGGAGGAGATCGATCAGGAGAATCAGGCCGAGGACGACAAACGAGCCAACCTCGAACCATAGGGGCAAATCGAGCACAGGGCAGCCTTTCGCAGGGTACACAAAAATGGTGTAAGTCTCTCCGGCCTGCCTGTGCACTTGGTGCTGAAGTGGCGGCCCGCTACGCCCGGCGGGGCAACTGTGCCCTGCGTGTTGACGATCGTAGCGCTTTGGGATACTCCCCTACGTGCCATTAACTGTACCCCAGCACCGTCGCGGCGATGCCCCGGCGGAGCCCACAGCTCTTCCGGATAACGGTTTCCGAAAAAGCATTGACCCTGCCTGTGCCGCTTGTAATAATCACACGCAGTGAGAAAACGGTTTCTCGCGTCTAGTGTTCATCCAGAAAGTCAAGGTTGGTCAATGAAGACTCCTCTTCGCACTAGCAAGGTGGCCAAGGCCCTCGCAACGGCCGCCGCCGTGGCCCTGCTGGCTACCGGCTGCTCCCCGGCCTCGTCCAGCGACAGCGGCGGCAACGTCACCATCCGCTTTACCTGGTGGGGCAACGACCTGCGGAACAAACAGACGCAGCAGGTCATTGACTCCTTCCAGGCCTCCCATCCCAACATCAAGATCCAGGCGGAGCCCGGGGTGTGGAGCAGCTACTGGGACAAGCTGGCCACCACCACCGCCGCCAATGATTCTCCGGACGTGATCCAGATGGACCAGGCGTACATCGCTGAGTACGGCGGCCGCGGAGCACTGCTGGACCTGTCCAAGCAGGACAACATCGACACCTCCAAGATTGACCAGGACGCCCTGAAATCCGGCCAGGTGGACGGCAAGCAGTACGGCCTGAGCACCGGCCAGAACGCCAAGGCCGTGATGATCAACACCAAGATGTTCCAGGACTATGGGGTGCCCATCCCGGACGACAAGACCTGGACCTGGGACGACTACACCAAGACCGCCGCGCAGATCGCGGCCGCGGCGGCCAAGGCAGGCCAGACCAACTACGGCAGTTCCTACTCACTGACCGACTCCGATCTGAACACCTGGGCCATGCAGCACGACGAGTCGCTGTACTCGGCCGACGGCGGCCTCGGCTTCAAGGAGGCCACCGCTACTTCCTTTTTCGAAAACATCCTGAACCTGCGCAACAAGGGGGCAGCCGCACCGGCCAACATCGCCACCGAGGACATCAGCGCCCCTGTGGAGCAGACACTCTTCGCCACGGGCAAGACAGCCATGTCGTGGTGGTGGACCAACCAGGTCAACGCGCTGCAGTCCGCGCTGAAGACTGAGGTGAAGATCCTGCGCGCACCCAGCTCCACCGGGAGCGCCAAGGACAACGGCATGTCATACAAGCCGTCCATGTTCTGGTCCGTCTCGTCCCGCAGCAAGCATCCAAAGGAGGCTTCCGAAGTTGTCAACTACCTGCTGAACAACCTGGACGCTGCCAAGACCATCCTGACGGAGCGCGGCTTCCCCACCAACTCCGAAGTGCAGACAGCGATTGACCCGCAACTGACGCCCGCGGACAAGGCGGCTGCGGCGTTCCTCAAGGACATCAAGCCCGATCTGCAGGGCGTTCCGCCCGTGCCTCCGACCGGTTCCTCCGGCGTTCAGGCGCTGATCCAGCGGTACAGCAGCGACGTCCTTTTCGACCGGCGGTCACCGTCCGACGCGGCCAAGGGCCTGATGCAGGAAGCACAGGGCCTGATCGACTCGGCCAGGAAGAAGTAGGAGGCAGCACCGGACCGGACTGCCAGAACGGCGGGCACCTCCCTGGAGGGGGTGCCCGCCGTTCCTGCTTAATCCGCTCCCCACAACCGGGGTTGCTGCTGAGGCAGAGGCCCAGCCCTAGGCGTGTCCGGCCGCCTGCATTTGGCGCAGTTCCTTCTTCAGCTCGCCGACCTCGTCGCGGATCCGCGCCGCCACCTCGAACTGCAGTTCCGCGGCCGCGCCGTGCATCTGTTCGGTCAGCTGCGCGATCAGGCCCACCAGGTCCTCGGCCGGGGCCGCCGCCAGGCCGTCGGAACGGACCTGGGCCGCGCCCTTCTTGGCACCAGCTTTGTTTGCCCCGGTGATGCCGCGCTTGCCCTTGCCGTAGTCGAAGCTGCCCAACAGTGCATTGGTGTCGGCGTCTTCCTTGGCCAGTTGGTCCGTGATGTCGGCGATCTTCTTCCGCAGCGGCTGCGGGTCGACACCGTGTTCCTTGTTGTAGGCAACCTGGATGGCGCGCCGACGGTTGGTCTCATCGATAGCGTTGGCCATGGAGTCCGTAATGCGGTCCGCGTACATATGCACCTCGCCGGACACGTTACGGGCGGCGCGCCCGATGGTTTGGATGAGGGACGTGGACGAGCGCAGGAAGCCTTCCTTGTCCGCATCCAGGATGCTGACCAAGGATACCTCGGGCAGGTCCAGTCCTTCACGCAGGAGGTTGATGCCCACCAGGACGTCAAAGGATCCCATCCGCAGTTCACGCAGGAGCTCCACGCGCCGCAAGGTGTCCACGTCCGAGTGCAGGTATTCGACCTTGACGCCGTGGCCCAGCAGGTAGTCCGTGAGGTCCTCCGCCATGCGTTTGGTCAATGTGGTCACCAGGACCCGTTCGTTCTTCTCCACCCTCGTCTTGATTTCACCGAGCAGGTCATCGATCTGGCCCTTGGTGGGCTTGACCACCACCTCGGGATCGACCAGGCCGGTGGGCCGGATGATCTGCTGGACGAACCCGTCCGCCTTCCCCAACTCGTATTTGCCGGGTGTGGCGGAAAGGTAGACAGTCTGGCCTACCCGTTCCAGGAACTCGTCCCACTTCAGCGGCCGGTTGTCCATGGCTGACGGCAGTCGAAACCCAAAGTCCACCAGGTTCCGCTTCCGCGACATGTCGCCTTCGTACATCGCGCCGATCTGGGGAATGGTCACGTGGGACTCATCAACCACCAGCAGGAAGTCGTCCGGGAAGTAGTCCAGGAGGCAGTGAGGGGCGGTGCCCGGCCCGCGCCCGTCGATGTGGGAAGAATAATTCTCGATGCCGTTGCAGAAGCCCATCTGCTGCATCATTTCAAGGTCGTACGTGGTGCGCATGCGCAGGCGCTGTGCTTCCACCAACTTGTTCTGGCTTTCCAGCACCTTCAGCCGGTCGGCCAGTTCATCCTCGATCCGCTTGATGGCGCGCGCCATCCGCTCCGGCCCGGCAACGTAGTGCGAGGCCGGGAACACGTACATCTCCTCTTCGTCCCGGATCACCTGGCCGGTGAGCGGGTGGAGCGTCTGGATGTTCTCGATTTCATCACCGAAGAACTCGATCCGGATGGCCAATTCCTCATACATGGGGATGATTTCGACCGTGTCGCCGCGGACGCGGAAAGTTCCGCGGTGGAAGTCCATGTCGTTCCGGGCGTACTGCATGGAGACGAACTTACGCAGGAGGTCGTCCCGGTTCATCTCGGCGCCCTTTCGCAGGGTGACCATCCCGGCGATGTACTCCTCCGGGGTACCCAGGCCGTAAATGCAGGAGACGGTGGCCACCACCACCACGTCGCGGCGGGTCAGCAGCGCGTTCGTGGCCGAGTGCCGGAGCCGCTCGACTTCCTCGTTGATGGAGGAGTCCTTCTCGATGAAAGTGTCCGTCTGGGCCACGTAGGCTTCGGGCTGGTAATAGTCGTAGTAGGAGACGAAGTATTCCACCGCGTTGTTGGGCAGGAGTTCGCGGAACTCGTTGGCCAGCTGCGCGGCGAGGGTCTTGTTCTGCACCATCACCAGGGTGGGGCGCTGCACCTGTTCGATAAGCCAGGCGGTGGTGGCGCTCTTACCGGTACCGGTGGCACCGAGCAGCACCACGTCCTTCTCACCGTTATTGATGCGCTCCGTCAGCTCAGCGATAGCGGCAGGCTGATCGCCCGCGGGCTGGAATTCGCTGATGACTTCGAAGGGCGCTACAAAACGGTTGACTTCCTGCGCAAGGCTCATGGATCTAATTTACAACCGGGCACCGACACTGAACGGCCCCGTCCGTTACAGGCGAACAACCACCCGTGCCCGGCTCCCGGTCAGGACGGGTACGACGGCGGTTCCCACCCGGTTGCCTCCGCCCAGGCGGACATCCGTGGCCAGGCTACGTCCGTGAACCAGGGTTCCTTGGCCTCGGCATAGGCCCCGGTGCCGGCCGGGTCTGCAAAGCGCCCGGCGAGGTCCGCCTTATGCGCCTCGTAAAGCCGCAGCGCGGAGGGGTCGTTCCGGAGCCAGTCCCGGAATATCAGGGCGTACCGCCAACCGGCCGAACCCGCCGCCCGGACATGGACGTTCACTGCACGGCAAGGGTCCGCGTTGGCGTGGAACCGCTTCAACCACGCCGACTGGTCGGGATCGCCGGGCTTCGGGGTGTCCGCCTCCACTCCCCGGACGGCCGGAAAGCCGGCTGCGGCCAGGAGCGGCGCAACCGCCGCCGCGGCCTCCAGGTCCGGCACCGTGACCTGCAGGTCGATCACGTCCTTGGCGGCCAAGCCAGGCACAGAGGTGGAGCCGATGTGGTCCACAGCGAGGATGTGGTCGGGCGCCGCCGCAGTAATCCTTGCCGCTATCCTTTGCGCCTCCTGCGCCCAGTCCGGCCGGTGCGGCTCCAGGACCACTCCCCCGCGCCGCGGTGCCCGCCTACCTTCTGCCAGGTTGCGGGCGAACGGCACCAGGCGGCCGTCCCACAGCCTGTCCACCTGCTCCAGCAACTGCTGCACGGTGCCTGAGTTATCCAGGACCACGTCGGCAGCGGCCAGCCGTTCGGCGCGCGTCGCCTGCGCGGCCATGCGGGAAAGCGCTGCCTCAGCTGTCATGCCGCGAAGCTCCTGCATGCGGTGCAGCCGCACTTCGTCCGGCGCGTCCACCACTGCCACCAAATGGAAATTGGCCCCCTGCCCGGTCTCCACCAGGAGGGGAATGTCCTGGACCACGACAGCGTCAGCGGAGGCCGCAGCAGTGATGGCCGCGGCGCGGGCACGTACCAGGGGGTGGACGATTGCGTTCAGCGCGGCGAGCCGTCCCGGGTCGCCGAACACTGCCTCGCCCAGCCTGGGGCGATTAAGCCGCCCGCCGCCGTCGAGCATCCCTGCGCCGAACTCCGCCACGATGCGTTCCAGCCCCTCGGTCCCCGGCTCGACCACCTCACGGGCCAGCGCGTCCGCGTCCACCAATACGGCGCCGCGTTCCAACAGTTGCGCGGCCACCACCGATTTCCCTGAGGCGATCCCGCCCGTCAGCCCTATTTTCAGCACCCTCCCACCCTAGGGCCAAAGGCGTGGCCATCAGCCGGGAAACTCCCGGATGGGCTCATCCGGCATTTGGGCGGTGCCCTCAGCGCGGGTTTTGATCCCCTTCAGCATTCGCCGGGACATGATGAAACTCGCTACCTCCACTGCCTCGACCATGACCCGCGTCCACCATTTCCGATAGGCGTAACGCTCCCGCGCCAGCAGCCTTGTGGTGCCGTCGGGCTGCGGCCGCAGGACGAACGCCCAGCTGAAGTCGAAAGGACCGGGAGGGGAATCCGGCCGAACGCGCAGGACAAGCGCTTTGCCGCGGTCCACGAGGCCCACCTCCAGGTCCGCGGAAGGATCAGGTGCCAGGTGGAACCGGTCGCCGGGTTTGATGTCCTGCCACTCGGGATGGATGCGGTCCGCGCTGTGGATGTCGAGGCCCGCGAGGTTTTCCAGGAAGTCGTAGCTGTACAGGCCGCCGCGGCCCTGACCCATTTGCGCCAACCATGGCCACACTGCGTCCGGCGGGGACTTAATGGTGACGGCACGGGTTGCCTGCAGGTCTGCGACCTGCAGAAAATCGTCGCCCGGCAGCCGGTCTTCCACTTCGGCATCGGAGGCGTTCCAGCGCAGGTAGGACCTCCGGAACCAGGCGGCCGAAGCCACTCCGGCCAGCATCCCTGCGGGGGCGGCCATCCGCTTCAGATTGCGTGGCACTGACATGGGTCGATTCTCCGGGCCGTTGCCGGCCCTGTCACGGGACCTAAGCCCCGAGGCCCTGCTCCTTTAGACTGAAGCGGTGTTTAAACCGGCGGAACCACCACAGGACGGGGACAGCCGGGCCAGGACCTATACCACCCTGGCAGCGGGACGGGATTTTCGGCACGAGCTGGAGGTCAAGCGGTCCAGGTTCATCACCGTCCTCCGTCGCGCCGGCACCGAGGACGAAGCCCGCGACCTGGTGGCAGGCCTGCGCCGGGAGTTCCATGATGCGCGCCATCACTGCTCCGCGTTCGTCCTTGGGCCCGACCGCACCATCCAGCGTTCCAGCGACGACGGCGAACCCGCCGGGACCGCCGGCATCCCCATGCTCGAAGCCCTCCTGAAGCGGGAAACCGTGCCCGGCGCGACGGACCTCAGTGATGTCAGCGCCGTCGTCGTACGTTATTTCGGCGGTGTCCTGCTCGGTGCCGGCGGGCTGGTCCGTGCGTATTCCGAGTCTGTCTCGGCGGCCCTGGACCGTGCACCGCTGGTCCGGCGCAGCAGGCGGCGCATTTGCTACACCGCCGTACCGCACGCCGTGGCAGGGCGGCTGGAGAACGACCTGCGGGCCGCCGGCATGGTCATGGCGGACACCACCTACCAGGACCGGGACACCATGCTGCGGGTTGCCGTGCCCGACGACGCTGCCGCCCTTGCCGCCGCCAGGGACCGCGTCCTGCAGCTCACGGCCGGTTCCGCCAGCCTCACTCCCGACGGGACGGAATGGGTCGATGAACCCCTTGCCTGATGTGGCTCTCGTGGACGTTGACCAGGCAGTGGCGGACCTGCTGCTCGCACTGGCCAAGCGCGACGCCTCCCCCGACGAGGTTGCTCCCCCGTTGGGCGGCCCCGGCTGGAACCTGGAGCGCACGGCCTGGTTCTTCAGCTACCACCATGCGGCAGCGGAGGGCCTGGACGGACCGGCCGCGGAAAAGACCTGGGCTGTCTACAGCGGCGGCGAGATCGCCGGTTCCGTGCGCCTCAAGCGCCGCACTGAAGCTGGCATCCCTATGGCGGAAACCGGCATCTGGCTTGGCCGCAGCTTTCGTTCCCGGGGCGTCGGCGGCGCCGCCCTGGACCTGGTGCTGGCCAAGGCCCGGCGTGCTGGCCTGAAGCGCGTCACTGCCCGTACCCTGGCCGGTAACCATAGCGCCCAGCGGCTGCTCGCGGCAGCCGGAGCGGCACTGACGCACGACGGCGACGGAACGGTCCTGGCCGTCGTCGAGCTTTAGCGCCGGGCGGAGGGCGCAACGGCCGGCACTTGTTGCCTGGTTGCCTTAAAGCACAACGGGCCCCTGCTTTCGCAGGGGCCCGTTGCGTCAGCCCGGGAAGTCCGGGCCGGCGGCAATTAGTTGCCGGTCAGCTTCTCACGGAGGGCAGCAAGTGCCTCATCCGAAGCCAGGGTGCCGGCACCGGAATCGGTGGCAGCAGGCTCGGAGGAGTAGCTGGTGGTACCCGAATCGCTGTCACCGGACGTTGCAGCTGCAGCGTCGTCGGCGGCGTGCTGGGCAACCTGCTTCTTGTGTGCTTCCCAACGGGTCTGGGCGTCAGCGTACTGCTGCTCCCAGGCTGCACGCTGGTTCTCGTAGCCCTCAAGCCACTCGTTGGACTCGGGATCGAAGCCCTCGGGGTACTTGTAGTTGCCCTCTTCGTCGTACTCTGCGGCCATGCCGTACAGAGCAGGATCGAATTCGGTGCTGTCGGCGTCGACGCCCTCGTTGGCCTGCTTCAGGGACAGCGAGATGCGGCGGCGTTCCAGGTCGATGTCGATGACCTTGACGAACAGTTCGTCGCCAACGGAGACAACCTGCTCGGCCAGCTCAACGTGGCGCACGGCGAGCTCGGAGATGTGGACCAGGCCTTCGATGCCGTCTTCGACGCGGACGAACGCACCGAACGGAACCAGCTTGGTGACCTTACCCGGAACAACCTGGCCCAGGGCGTGGGTGCGGGCGAAGGTCTGCCACGGATCTTCCTGCGTAGCCTTGAGCGACAGGGAGACGCGCTCGCGGTCCAGGTCGACCTCGAGAACCTCGACGGTGACTTCCTGGCCAACTTCGACAACCTCGGACGGGTGGTCGATGTGCTTCCAGGAGAGCTCGGAAACGTGGACGAGGCCGTCTACGCCGCCCAGGTCCACGAATGCACCGAAGTTGACGATGGAGGAAACGACGCCGGGACGGACCTGGCCCTTTTCCAGCTTGTTGAGGAACGTGGAGCGGACCTCGGACTGGGTCTGCTCGAGCCATGCACGGCGGGACAGGACCACGTTGTTGCGGTTCTTGTCCAGCTCGATGATCTTGGCTTCGATCTGCTGGCCGATGTACGGAGCAAGGTCGCGCACACGGCGCATCTCGACGAGGGATGCGGGCAGGAAGCCGCGCAGGCCGATGTCGAGGATAAGACCACCCTTGACAACCTCGATGACGGTACCGGTGACGACACCGTCTTCTTCCTTGACCTTCTCGATGTCGCCCCAGGCACGCTCGTACTGAGCACGCTTCTTGGAGAGGATCAGACGGCCTTCTTTGTCTTCCTTGGTGAGCACCAGGGCTTCGACCTGATCGCCAACGGAGACGACGTCTCCGGGATCAACGTCGTGCTTGATGGACAGCTCGCGGGAGGGGATGACACCTTCGGTCTTGTAACCGATGTCGAGCAGGACTTCATCGCGGTCGACCTTGACGACGGTACCTTCGACGAGGTCTCCGTCGTTGAAGTACTTGATGGTCGCGTCGACAGCTGCGAGGAAGTCCTCAGCGGTACCGATGTCGTTAATGGCGACTACGGGGGTACCGGGCTTCTCGGTGGAGGTGATGGTCATGTAGTAGGGGCTCCGTTGTGGATAGTTAGTCGGTCAGGCAAACCGGCGCGCCCGCGTTATGGAAGGCAGGCGCGATTCTCGGTGAATCCGATGGATTCCCCGGGTCATCCTGATTTGTGGATTGCTTTCAATGCAGTCTTTAGGGGACTGCAAGCGCGTGCACGTGGTACACGCCCGTTCAGTCTAGTCGCTGCCGGCAATGGGGGTCAAAGCGGAAGCGGGCCAGGGCCGCGGCCGCTTAGAAGTGGGTCAGGCAGTGCGTGGGCCGCTCCACAGCGAACATCTGCTGTGCTTTGAAGGCTGCGCCGGGAGTCATCCCGCAGACCGCACCTGCCGCCTTGAGCGTGACGGGGTTGATTCCGCCGAGGTAGATGGAGGACAGTGCCGAGACGTCCAGTGCCAGGTCAGCTTCCTCCCCTGCTGGAACGCGTTCGACGGCGGCCTGGCCGCCCTTGACGTCCAGCGCGAACCTTCCAGCGGTGAGGCCCAGCGGGTCCCCCACCTCGAAGACCAGACGCCCGTCGGCCGGGTAGTGCCGGGCCGCCAGCGCCTGCGGAACGTCGAGGATCCGGAGCCAGAGCATGTCCCGGCTGTCCGAGGCGTCGATGCAGCGGGGGTCAGCCAGCGCCCAGGCCAGGGGATCGTCCACCGGGGCTTCGTTCCAGGACACGCGTTCGACGAGGTCGATGGCAGCGAGATATTGCCAGAGTTCCAGGTAGGCGTGGTCCGTGGCTGCCAGGAGGTCCACCACCTCCACCGTTGCGGGCGTTGTATCCCAGCCGGCGAACTTGTAGGAGACGTAACCGTCCACGCGGCCGTCCGGCCCGTAGTGGAGCGCCGCCTTGATGGCGGGATCCTCCTTGCCGTCGCGGCCGATGGAGCCGGACGCCAGCTGCCGGTACCATTCCTGGCGGCCGAGGGAGCCGGGCGTGTGGCGGTGCACCCGGTCGAAGACCTTGGGGGCAACGTCGAGCAGGA harbors:
- a CDS encoding GNAT family N-acetyltransferase; this encodes MGDLSGNYEIRRIPAVSEGSEGYAEAAAWARAVAFGFHDSTRTPEHVARSMATYAADGRVFTGAYQTGTPAEHSLPAEVPVATFGTLRKTLNIGYGRMLEAQMVTAVTVRTSHRRRGLLRRMMSEDLAAAREDGIAVAALTASEGSIYGRFGYGVASLERTVKVDTTARFNLRHQATGTVEVADPKVLLDVAPKVFDRVHRHTPGSLGRQEWYRQLASGSIGRDGKEDPAIKAALHYGPDGRVDGYVSYKFAGWDTTPATVEVVDLLAATDHAYLELWQYLAAIDLVERVSWNEAPVDDPLAWALADPRCIDASDSRDMLWLRILDVPQALAARHYPADGRLVFEVGDPLGLTAGRFALDVKGGQAAVERVPAGEEADLALDVSALSSIYLGGINPVTLKAAGAVCGMTPGAAFKAQQMFAVERPTHCLTHF
- the rpsA gene encoding 30S ribosomal protein S1, which encodes MTITSTEKPGTPVVAINDIGTAEDFLAAVDATIKYFNDGDLVEGTVVKVDRDEVLLDIGYKTEGVIPSRELSIKHDVDPGDVVSVGDQVEALVLTKEDKEGRLILSKKRAQYERAWGDIEKVKEEDGVVTGTVIEVVKGGLILDIGLRGFLPASLVEMRRVRDLAPYIGQQIEAKIIELDKNRNNVVLSRRAWLEQTQSEVRSTFLNKLEKGQVRPGVVSSIVNFGAFVDLGGVDGLVHVSELSWKHIDHPSEVVEVGQEVTVEVLEVDLDRERVSLSLKATQEDPWQTFARTHALGQVVPGKVTKLVPFGAFVRVEDGIEGLVHISELAVRHVELAEQVVSVGDELFVKVIDIDLERRRISLSLKQANEGVDADSTEFDPALYGMAAEYDEEGNYKYPEGFDPESNEWLEGYENQRAAWEQQYADAQTRWEAHKKQVAQHAADDAAAATSGDSDSGTTSYSSEPAATDSGAGTLASDEALAALREKLTGN